The sequence below is a genomic window from Persephonella sp..
ACAAAAGAGCTCATGAGAAATCTAAAAAAAAGAGGAATAAAGTTTGTCCTGATAGAGCCTGACGGATCTTTAGAAAATGAGATAAGGAATTTTGGGGTTGATTTTTACGTTATAGACGAGCCTCACAAAAGAAGTGTTTTACTGGGAGTAGGCATTGAAAGTGCAAAAGGTATTGTATCAGCATTTGAGGAAAACACACAGGATCTTTCTGTAATAGTAACCGCAAGACTAATAAGACCTGATAAAGATGAGTTTATGATATTTGCAACAGCAACAACAGAGGGAGCAGCAGAAAAAATGAAGCTGTTAGGTGCCAATGAGGTTATTATTCCTGATATCTCTGTTGGAAGGAGAATGACATCTTTTATCCTCCACCCACCATCTCCCGTTTTATCCGGCTTTTTAGAAAAAATAGCCTACGGAGAAAGAACAGATATAGACATAATGGAGATTAGAGTTGATGAAAGATCTGATCTTGTTGGTAAAAAACTTAAAGATATACATATGAGGCAGGAAACTGGAGCAACTATTGTTGCTATTGTAAGAAAAGACGGAAAGATGAAAATAGCCCCTTCGGGAGAAACACAAATATCAGAAGGGGATTCCCTGATAGTTTTAGGACATCCAAAAGCTCTAAAAAGGGCTGAGGAATTTTTTAAGGCACACATAAAAGAAAATGAAGAGGTTATGCAAAGATGATAAACTGGGGAAAAGTTTGGTCTGATTTTTTTATCTTTCTTGCCCTTACCAGTAATGTTGGATTTATTTTCAGTCATGACCCTTACCAGCTTGTTATCGCTATAGGGGTAAATCTACTTGCAACAGTGCTTAAATTTGGAGCAAAAAAGATACTTGCTGCAGAGCTTCTTGCCACAGCACTTGTTGCTGATCTTCATCTTATACCTGCCACTATTCTTTACTTTATGGAAACCCACGTGCCCCTCGCCATAGGTCTTGCCATAGGAGCAGCGGTTGCCAACATAATCTCAATAGTTATGCTGGTCATAGAGATAATTTTTGAATACAGAAAAGAGGAAGAGATCTGATTTTCTGATTAACAATAATCTTTCTTTTAATACGAAAATCTATTATCATTACTATTAACTAAATCATAAAAAATTATAAAAAATATGTTTTTATATAAATTATGTATCAAATATATGGGGTGATAAATAATGGGAGGCAGGAGGTTATATTTATTTATTTTATTTATTGTATTTGAATTTTCCTGTGCAGCCAGCACTACAGTTAGCCCTGTTCCAGGCTCAGAAAGTATAAAAGTTCTGGAGGCTGTCGATCCTGCAGAAAAGCTCTCTTATAGATTTGAAAAAGAAAGAGGTTGTAGACTTCTTCTGAAAAAAATAATTATTCCCCCCTCAGCAAAAAAGCAGATCTATTCGGCTCCTATATGGGATAAAGAGATAGAAATAATAGGCAGGAACACAGCTGTTAATTCTGGGGGAAATGTT
It includes:
- a CDS encoding potassium channel protein, with protein sequence MKASKKKKHYGNVKPKSYRAIYEEKFYDILFRLRYPLMTVIFFTTLGVLMLMIINNKSDGKSVLNFFFHTVITFSTVGYTEGYDTSPQHLMVNRFFTTLFIIITIPLVYIYGLVTTVSIFMNSKIDEIYRYWRMYKAMEKLKDHYIICRFNGITKELMRNLKKRGIKFVLIEPDGSLENEIRNFGVDFYVIDEPHKRSVLLGVGIESAKGIVSAFEENTQDLSVIVTARLIRPDKDEFMIFATATTEGAAEKMKLLGANEVIIPDISVGRRMTSFILHPPSPVLSGFLEKIAYGERTDIDIMEIRVDERSDLVGKKLKDIHMRQETGATIVAIVRKDGKMKIAPSGETQISEGDSLIVLGHPKALKRAEEFFKAHIKENEEVMQR
- a CDS encoding DUF6394 family protein, which encodes MINWGKVWSDFFIFLALTSNVGFIFSHDPYQLVIAIGVNLLATVLKFGAKKILAAELLATALVADLHLIPATILYFMETHVPLAIGLAIGAAVANIISIVMLVIEIIFEYRKEEEI